The Bos indicus isolate NIAB-ARS_2022 breed Sahiwal x Tharparkar chromosome X, NIAB-ARS_B.indTharparkar_mat_pri_1.0, whole genome shotgun sequence genome has a window encoding:
- the ZNF41 gene encoding zinc finger protein 41 isoform X1: MPAIQSYPQWSPDLAAEGQGSMCEVSFEDVTVDFSQEEWQHLDPVQQRLYWDVTLETYSHLCAVGYQVPKPEVIFRLEQGEGSWTLDKETPHHSCSGGFFTSEPSDEDIGQTQQQRISGEVSFHCEKIGQSIGKDSLCSIIEELWQGNDQLERNQENQNNPLSHVKVLTKERGYEYKNIEKIIHVSTRLVPSIKRLHNFDTFGKSLKHTLNLHNHNKSNATMNFDKIFGNGNNFAHSSSFTKNENANIGTNSYELNQCEKHLDHKQVLAHHQKIHTGEKLYICTEYVNTFTQESHLFEHQRINAGEKSHECNKDENIFTQKPQIEVPQSVYTREKPFICIQCGKAFTLRSNLITHQKIHTGQKPYKCSECGKAFFHRSYLFRHMRIHTGEKPYECNECGRGFSQNSDLSIHQKTHTGEKHYACSECGKAFTRKSALRMHQRIHTGEKPYICTECGKAFIQKSHFNTHQRIHTGEKPYECSDCGKSFIKKSQLHVHQRIHTGEKPYICTECGKVFTHRTNLTTHQKTHTGEKPYMCAECGKAFSDQSNLIKHQKTHTGEKPYKCNGCGKAFIWKSRLKIHQKSHIGERHYECNECGKAFIQKSTLSVHQRIHTGEKPYACPECGKAFIQKSHFIAHHRIHTGEKPYACSDCGKCFTKKSQLRVHQKIHTGEKPNICAECGKAFTDRSNLITHQKIHTREKPYKCSDCGKTFTWKSRLSIHQKSHTGERHYECSKCGKAFIQKATLSMHQIIHTRKKAYACTQCQKAFTDRSNLIKHQKTHSAEKL; this comes from the exons GTGTCATTCGAGGATGTCACCGTGGACTTCAGCCAGGAGGAGTGGCAGCACTTGGACCCTGTTCAGCAGCGCCTGTACTGGGATGTGACACTGGAGACCTACAGCCACCTGTGCGCAGTGG GTTACCAAGTTCCCAAACCAGAGGTCATCTTCAGACTGGAGCAAGGAGAGGGGTCATGGACATTGGACAAAGAAACTCCACATCACAGCTGCTCAG gtggattctttacatctgaaccATCAG atgAGGATATTGGGCAAACTCAACAACAGAGAATTTCTGGAGAAGTTTCATTCCACTGTGAGAAAATTGGTCAATCCATAGGAAAAGATTCATTGTGTTCCATTATAGAAGAACTGTGGCAAGGTAATGACCAGctagaaagaaatcaagaaaaccaaaataacCCTTTAAGTCATGTGAAAGTATTGACTAAGGAGAGGGgctatgaatataaaaatattgaaaaaataattcatgTGAGTACCAGGCTTgttccttcaattaaaagactCCATAACTTTGATACATTTGGAAAAAGTTTGAAGCATACTTTAaatttacataatcacaataaaaGCAATGCAACAATGAACTTTGATAAGATTTTTGGAAATGGTAACAATTTTGCACATAGCTCTTCCTTTACTAAGAATGAGAATGCTAATATAGGAACAAACTCCTATGAACTTAATCAATGTGAAAAACATCTTGACCACAAACAAGTTCTCGCCCACCATCAaaaaattcatactggagagaaactttATATATGTACTGAATATGTGAATACCTTTACCCAGGAGTCACATCTTTTTGAGCATCAGAGAATTAATGCTGGAGAAAAATCGCATGAATGCAATAAGGATGAGAATATCTTCACTCAGAAGCCACAAATTGAGGTACCTCAAAGTGTTTACACAAGAGAGAAACCTTTTATATGTATTCAATGTGGGAAGGCTTTTACCCTCAGGTCAAACCTCATTACACATCAGAAAATTCATACTGGGCAGAAACCCTATAAATGCAgtgaatgtggaaaagccttttTCCACAGATCATATCTCTTTAGACATATGAGAATTCATACAGGAGAAAAACCTTATGAATGCAATGAATGTGGAAGAGGATTTTCTCAGAACTCTGACCTCAGTATACATCAAAAaactcatactggagagaaacactATGCATGCAGTGAATGCGGGAAAGCCTTCACAAGAAAATCAGCTCTCAGGATgcatcagagaattcacacagGAGAAAAACCCTATATATGCACTGAATGTGGAAAGGCCTTCATCCAGAAATCCCATTTCAATacacatcagagaattcatacaggAGAAAAACCTTATGAATGCAGTGACTGTGGAAAATCATTCATTAAGAAATCACAGCTGCATGTGCATCAAAGAATTCATACAGGAGAAAAACCTTATATATGCACAGAATGTGGAAAGGTCTTTACTCATAGGACAAATCTCACTACACATCAGAAaactcatactggagagaagccatatATGTGTGCCGAATGTGGGAAGGCTTTCAGTGATCAGTCAAATCTCATTAAACACCAGAAaactcatactggagagaaaccctataaaTGCAATGGCTGCGGAAAGGCCTTCATATGGAAGTCACGCCTCAAAATACATCAGAAATCTCATATTGGAGAGAGACACTATGAATGCAATGAATGTGGCAAAGCTTTTATCCAGAAATCAACACTCAGTGTACATCAGAGAATCCATACAGGAGAAAAACCCTACGCTTGTCCtgaatgtgggaaggccttcatCCAAAAATCACACTTCATTGCACACCatagaattcatactggagagaagccttatgCATGCAGTGACTGTGGGAAATGCTTCACAAAGAAGTCACAACTCCGAGTGCATCAAAAaattcacacaggagagaaacccaACATATGTGCTGAATGTGGAAAGGCTTTCACTGACAGGTCAAATCTCATAACACACCAGAAAATCCACACTAGAGAGAAACCCTATAAATGTAGTGATTGTGGAAAAACCTTCACCTGGAAGTCACGCCTCTCTATCCATCAGAAATCTCATACTGGAGAAAGACACTACGAATGCAGTAAATGTGGGAAAGCTTTCATCCAGAAAGCAACACTAAGTATGCATCAGATAATTCACACAAGAAAGAAAGCTTATGCTTGCACACAATGTCAGAAGGCCTTCACAGACAGATCAAATCTTATTAAACATCAGAAAACTCATAGTGCAGAAAAACTATAA
- the ZNF41 gene encoding zinc finger protein 41 isoform X2 translates to MPAIQSYPQWSPDLAAEGQGSMCEVSFEDVTVDFSQEEWQHLDPVQQRLYWDVTLETYSHLCAVGYQVPKPEVIFRLEQGEGSWTLDKETPHHSCSDEDIGQTQQQRISGEVSFHCEKIGQSIGKDSLCSIIEELWQGNDQLERNQENQNNPLSHVKVLTKERGYEYKNIEKIIHVSTRLVPSIKRLHNFDTFGKSLKHTLNLHNHNKSNATMNFDKIFGNGNNFAHSSSFTKNENANIGTNSYELNQCEKHLDHKQVLAHHQKIHTGEKLYICTEYVNTFTQESHLFEHQRINAGEKSHECNKDENIFTQKPQIEVPQSVYTREKPFICIQCGKAFTLRSNLITHQKIHTGQKPYKCSECGKAFFHRSYLFRHMRIHTGEKPYECNECGRGFSQNSDLSIHQKTHTGEKHYACSECGKAFTRKSALRMHQRIHTGEKPYICTECGKAFIQKSHFNTHQRIHTGEKPYECSDCGKSFIKKSQLHVHQRIHTGEKPYICTECGKVFTHRTNLTTHQKTHTGEKPYMCAECGKAFSDQSNLIKHQKTHTGEKPYKCNGCGKAFIWKSRLKIHQKSHIGERHYECNECGKAFIQKSTLSVHQRIHTGEKPYACPECGKAFIQKSHFIAHHRIHTGEKPYACSDCGKCFTKKSQLRVHQKIHTGEKPNICAECGKAFTDRSNLITHQKIHTREKPYKCSDCGKTFTWKSRLSIHQKSHTGERHYECSKCGKAFIQKATLSMHQIIHTRKKAYACTQCQKAFTDRSNLIKHQKTHSAEKL, encoded by the exons GTGTCATTCGAGGATGTCACCGTGGACTTCAGCCAGGAGGAGTGGCAGCACTTGGACCCTGTTCAGCAGCGCCTGTACTGGGATGTGACACTGGAGACCTACAGCCACCTGTGCGCAGTGG GTTACCAAGTTCCCAAACCAGAGGTCATCTTCAGACTGGAGCAAGGAGAGGGGTCATGGACATTGGACAAAGAAACTCCACATCACAGCTGCTCAG atgAGGATATTGGGCAAACTCAACAACAGAGAATTTCTGGAGAAGTTTCATTCCACTGTGAGAAAATTGGTCAATCCATAGGAAAAGATTCATTGTGTTCCATTATAGAAGAACTGTGGCAAGGTAATGACCAGctagaaagaaatcaagaaaaccaaaataacCCTTTAAGTCATGTGAAAGTATTGACTAAGGAGAGGGgctatgaatataaaaatattgaaaaaataattcatgTGAGTACCAGGCTTgttccttcaattaaaagactCCATAACTTTGATACATTTGGAAAAAGTTTGAAGCATACTTTAaatttacataatcacaataaaaGCAATGCAACAATGAACTTTGATAAGATTTTTGGAAATGGTAACAATTTTGCACATAGCTCTTCCTTTACTAAGAATGAGAATGCTAATATAGGAACAAACTCCTATGAACTTAATCAATGTGAAAAACATCTTGACCACAAACAAGTTCTCGCCCACCATCAaaaaattcatactggagagaaactttATATATGTACTGAATATGTGAATACCTTTACCCAGGAGTCACATCTTTTTGAGCATCAGAGAATTAATGCTGGAGAAAAATCGCATGAATGCAATAAGGATGAGAATATCTTCACTCAGAAGCCACAAATTGAGGTACCTCAAAGTGTTTACACAAGAGAGAAACCTTTTATATGTATTCAATGTGGGAAGGCTTTTACCCTCAGGTCAAACCTCATTACACATCAGAAAATTCATACTGGGCAGAAACCCTATAAATGCAgtgaatgtggaaaagccttttTCCACAGATCATATCTCTTTAGACATATGAGAATTCATACAGGAGAAAAACCTTATGAATGCAATGAATGTGGAAGAGGATTTTCTCAGAACTCTGACCTCAGTATACATCAAAAaactcatactggagagaaacactATGCATGCAGTGAATGCGGGAAAGCCTTCACAAGAAAATCAGCTCTCAGGATgcatcagagaattcacacagGAGAAAAACCCTATATATGCACTGAATGTGGAAAGGCCTTCATCCAGAAATCCCATTTCAATacacatcagagaattcatacaggAGAAAAACCTTATGAATGCAGTGACTGTGGAAAATCATTCATTAAGAAATCACAGCTGCATGTGCATCAAAGAATTCATACAGGAGAAAAACCTTATATATGCACAGAATGTGGAAAGGTCTTTACTCATAGGACAAATCTCACTACACATCAGAAaactcatactggagagaagccatatATGTGTGCCGAATGTGGGAAGGCTTTCAGTGATCAGTCAAATCTCATTAAACACCAGAAaactcatactggagagaaaccctataaaTGCAATGGCTGCGGAAAGGCCTTCATATGGAAGTCACGCCTCAAAATACATCAGAAATCTCATATTGGAGAGAGACACTATGAATGCAATGAATGTGGCAAAGCTTTTATCCAGAAATCAACACTCAGTGTACATCAGAGAATCCATACAGGAGAAAAACCCTACGCTTGTCCtgaatgtgggaaggccttcatCCAAAAATCACACTTCATTGCACACCatagaattcatactggagagaagccttatgCATGCAGTGACTGTGGGAAATGCTTCACAAAGAAGTCACAACTCCGAGTGCATCAAAAaattcacacaggagagaaacccaACATATGTGCTGAATGTGGAAAGGCTTTCACTGACAGGTCAAATCTCATAACACACCAGAAAATCCACACTAGAGAGAAACCCTATAAATGTAGTGATTGTGGAAAAACCTTCACCTGGAAGTCACGCCTCTCTATCCATCAGAAATCTCATACTGGAGAAAGACACTACGAATGCAGTAAATGTGGGAAAGCTTTCATCCAGAAAGCAACACTAAGTATGCATCAGATAATTCACACAAGAAAGAAAGCTTATGCTTGCACACAATGTCAGAAGGCCTTCACAGACAGATCAAATCTTATTAAACATCAGAAAACTCATAGTGCAGAAAAACTATAA